Proteins encoded in a region of the Raphanus sativus cultivar WK10039 chromosome 8, ASM80110v3, whole genome shotgun sequence genome:
- the LOC108836799 gene encoding uncharacterized protein LOC108836799, translating to MEKPDGTRRPPCRLPERLFAVGEEPAGVRVTPYHKAGAIREILNALDPAEVDHIRSSPFGRLIEIADKPSFSGRFGRYILSRQLKVFKKHEAWFLFAGKPIRFSIREFAMVTGLNCSKFPKRGKKKSRNFMEDKPYWGELFRSLREVPVSSVVKMLAKKTVVDRDIRLKYAYLALVSAVILPTTHAPRISVEYAEMIKDLDTFLAHPWGRVSFEMLISSIKERKEVSLLQNTIALKGFVLALQLVIVECVPALTEVVQDGSSSGSDGETGGDDNTLEMEKGERRNISPGHARDTDAAGKIILRQSDRLIIKPLSPSQAIVESILLDANGEITVPEVYQWSDDEDDGSVSNMVGLIEQRYGFSNDCFVGGATIQDVIKMREESKAEIDDFQLLHGSISTIQESSNGFTETILVNINEVFGMVQDKARAIKTLSDQISKFTPTPAVATVDSVPPRPKVVNAGTQTIDDSTDIIGKAINFANRSSVISTDPANKNYIQDVEMGSEPNTVAHGVTTDGCQEGGQGEQNTSEDEQLHPPQTATVAESLQPLDPALVFPNPTFSLGLTQEAVLVKNPNSNVNVETDQQVSEDDNHVDANIPEADGCRKSKRHKVPTKSLMAEYQCDKGFLNRARKAVADAIYKGGDIDYSAKFGALMEKMKKPFDLTTAKGTLQSTELKEVIERATQLSAKVVDVLMFHTSSLFRSGSSLNYLAGPVFMDTQFVSQFTKLYSKFSKSSKKDNYKFSGEVTEMFMQLPAYADADRFYFPFCLDKTYWVGICVDCGTWSVTVFDCNISIRTDYMMNKEVRPLALMFPYLLKQVGRQVGTRDCKAMAIERPRSIPQQNEVKDSGVSSVFFIQAHAVRGIDACKCITPDVIASHVERLVVTLYEASLGLL from the exons ATGGAAAAACCGGATGGAACACGGAGGCCACCGTGCCGACTGCCGGAACGGCTTTTCGCAGTCGGGGAAGAACCCGCCGGCGTTAGGGTTACTCCTTACCATAAAGCAGGCGCAATCAGGGAAATTCTTAATGCCCTCGATCCAGCGGAAGTCGACCACATCAGAAGTTCTCCATTCGGGCGATTGATAGAGATCGCCGACAAACCAAGTTTCTCCGGGAGGTTTGGGAGATATATACTCTCCAGACAGCTTAAAGTGTTTAAGAAACATGAGGCTTGGTTCCTTTTTGCCGGAAAACCAATTAGGTTTTCAATCCGAGAGTTTGCTATGGTAACGGGTCTCAACTGCAGCAAATTCCCAAAACGGGGCAAAAAGAAGTCAAGAAATTTCATGGAAGATAAACCATATTGGGGTGAACTCTTTAGATCCCTCAGAGAGGTCCCAGTCTCATCTGTTGTGAAGATGTTGGCGAAGAAGACGGTTGTAGATCGAGACATCAGGCTTAAGTATGCATATCTCGCCTTAGTCTCTGCTGTGATTCTCCCAACGACACACGCACCGCGTATTTCGGTAGAGTACGCCGAGATGATAAAGGATTTGGATACATTTCTAGCACACCCATGGGGGAGGGTCTCATTCGAGATGTTAATTAGCAGCATCAAGGAGAGAAAGGAAGTGTCATTGCTTCAGAACACGATTGCTTTGAAGGGATTTGTTTTAGCCCTGCAGCTTGTCATTGTGGAATGCGTGCCCGCGCTAACCGAAGTTGTGCAAGATGGAAGTTCATCTGGTTCGGACGGCGAAACCGGTGGTGATGATAATACGTTAGAGATGGAGAAAGGGGAGAGGAGAAATATCAGCCCTGGTCACGCCCGCGACACAGATGCTGCCGGGAAG ATTATTCTTAGGCAGAGTGATAGACTGATTATAAAACCACTTTCACCGTCGCAGGCTATTGTCGAGTCCATACTGCTTGATGCAAATGGAGAGATAACAGTACCTGAAGTTTATCAATGGTCAGACGATGAAGACGACGGTAGCGTGTCTAATATGGTGGGGTTAATAGAGCAGCGCTATGGTTTCAGCAATGACTGTTTTGTTGGTGGGGCAACAATACAGGATGTTATAAAGATGCGTGAAGAGTCAAAAGCTGAAATT GACGACTTCCAGCTCTTACATGGCAGCATATCAACCATCCAGGAATCATCTAATGGCTTCACTGAAACCATCCTTGTCAACATCAACGAGGTTTTTGGAATGGTACAAGATAAAGCCCGTGCTATTAAAACCCTCTCAGATCAAATTAGTAAGTTCACTCCTACACCGGCGGTTGCTACTGTCGACTCGGTGCCTCCCCGGCCAAAAGTGGTTAATGCGGGAACACAAACAATTGACGATTCCACAGACATAATAGGAAAAGCAATCAACTTTGCTAACCGGTCATCTGTCATTTCTACTGAT CCTGCTAATAAGAACTATATCCAGGATGTTGAAATGGGGTCCGAACCAAACACGGTTGCACATGGAGTAACTACCGATGGTTGCCAAGAAGGCGGGCAGGGAGAGCAGAACACATCTGAAGATGAGCAGTTACATCCTCCACAGACAGCCACAGTAGCTGAATCG CTGCAGCCTCTTGATCCAGCCTTGGTATTTCCCAACCCCACATTCTCGCTTGGCCTTACCCAGGAGGCAGTTCTGGTTAAAAATCCGAACTCCAATGTCAACGTTGAGACTGACCAGCAAGTTTCCGAAGACGACAACCACGTTGATGCAAACATACCAGAAGCAGATGGGTGTAGGAAAAGCAAGAGGCACAAGGTACCAACAAAGTCGCTCATGGCTGAGTACCAGTGTGACAAAGGATTTCTGAACCGTGCGAGAAAGGCAGTGGCTGATGCAATATACAAGGGAGGGGACATTGATTACTCGGCTAAATTTGGAGCtttgatggagaagatgaagaaaccgTT TGATCTAACTACTGCGAAGGGAACTCTTCAGAGCACCGAACTGAAGGAGGTCATTGAGAGAGCAACCCAACTATCGGCTAAG GTGGTGGATGTCCTAATGTTCCACACTAGTTCATTGTTCCGGTCCGGATCATCTCTTAACTATCTAGCGGGGCCAGTATTCATGGACACACAGTTCGTCTCCCAGTTCACCAAATTATACAGCAAGTTCTCAAAGTCGTCGAAAAAAGATAACTACAAGTTTAGTGGGGAGGTTACTGAGATGTTTATGCAGCTTCCGGCTTACGCTGATGCCGACCGTTTCTATTTCCCATTCTGCCTTGATAAAACTTACTGGGTTGGCATCTGCGTTGATTGTGGGACATGGAGCGTGACTGTCTTTGACTGCAACATCTCGATTAGGACTGACTACATGATGAACAAAGAAGTTAGACCTCTAGCATTGATGTTTCCTTATTTGCTGAAGCAGGTAGGCAGGCAGGTGGGCACGCGAGACTGCAAAGCAATGGCAATTGAAAGGCCCCGGAGCATCCCACAACAAAACGAAGTTAAAGACTCCGGAGTCTCATCCGTTTTTTTTATACAAGCGCATGCGGTCAGGGGGATCGATGCTTGCAAATGCATCACACCGGATGTCATAGCCAGCCATGTTGAGAGGCTCGTTGTGACTCTATATGAGGCATCTCTCGGCCTCCTCTGA